AGCGCTGAGCGGCCGGGTTCACCACGATCTCGTGGGGGGTTGCCGGCACCCGGCCGGCGTGCACCCGGACCAGCCCACGTCCGAGTGGATCGGAGAGGTCGACCAGGGTGGCGGGGATGTCGCTGCGGAGCCGGTCACCGTCCCAGATGGACAGGTAACCCCACCGGTGCATCGGCAGAATCCGGCTGCCCTCGGGCAACAGCTCCCGGATCCCGGGCAGGTCGAGCTGTCCCGGACCGTCGTGGTCGCCGTGCACGATCCAGTCGCCACCGTCGGCGGTCTGGTCGATCGGGTTGCTGCTCACCACCCGAAGTTCCGCGTCGGCGACGCCGAGTCGGCGGTCCACCCGTTCGGCCGGAGTCAGCCGGGACATCTCCATGCTCACCGCGAAGAAACTGAGCGCCAGCACCGGCAGGATGATCATTGCCAGCACCAGCGCGGTACGCCCCCGGGCCCGCCTCGCCTCCCGTCGGGCGATCCGCAGCGCCACCCGCCACGATCCGACGGCCTCGACCAGCCGTGCCCGCTGTGGTCTGCGGTGCGGCACCCCGCTCACCGGTCGCTGCCGGCGAGCAGCGCCTCGACGCCGGCCAGCGGGGCGGTCGAGTCGACGGCCCTGCCGTCGCGCAGGAACACCACCCGGTCCGCCCAGCCGGCGTGGCGCGCCTCATGGGTGACCAGCACCCCGGCGGCTCCCGCGTCGACCCGACGGCGCAGCAGGCGCAGCACCGCCTCGCCGGTCTGCGAGTCCAACGCACCGGTCGGCTCGTCGGCCAGCACCAGGCGCCGCTCGCCGACAAGCGCTCGGGCGATCGCGACCCGCTGCTGTTGGCCGCCGGAGAGCTGGTCCGGGAAGCGGTCACCCAGCTCCGCCAGGCCCACCTCGGTCAGGGCGTCCCGGGCGAGCCGGCGGGCCCGGCGTACCCCCGCGCCGTCGAGTTCGAGCGGAAGCGCGACGTTCTCCTCGGCGGTGAGCCCGCCGATGAGGTTGAGCTGCTGGAAGATGTAGCCGATCCGGCGGCGGCGCAACCGGGCCAGCTCGTTGCGGTCCAGCGAGTGCAGCGGCTGCCCCTCGACGTACACCTCACCGGCGGTCGGGCTGTCCAGCCCGCCGGCCAGGGTGAGCAGGGTCGACTTGCCGGAGCCGGAGGGCCCCATCACGGCGACCAGTTCGCCGGGGCGCACGGCCAGGCTGACCCCGCGCAGGGCGTGCACTGCGGCCGGACCGCTGCCATGGGTGCGATGCACGTCACGCAGGTCGAGCACGGCGTCGACCGGCGGGCCGGCGGGGTCACCGGCACCGGTGACGGCGGCCGGATCGGGCGCGGCCGGTGCAGTTCCATTGACCGCACTCACCGTCGGGCCTCCTCACCTGCCGTTCCGTTGACCGCATTTTTCCGCCGGTCCTCCTCGCCACCATGGCCCACCGTCTCAGAGCTGAGCGACGGGCCGGGGGCCGGGGGGCGGTGGCGTACCAGGCTGGTCTCGCAGTGGTCGAGCCAGCGCACCTCGGCCTCCGCCTGGAACATCATCGCGTCCAGTACCAACCGCCAGGGCAGATCCTCGGGACGGTCGCTGGCGTACTTCAACCGGGTCAACTCCTGCAACGCCCGCATGGTGGCGGTGCGTTGATTCTGCACCACCGCACGGACGTCGACGCCGGGTGTGGTCAGCGCCAACGCCAGCTTGATCGCCAACTCGTCGCGGGGCCGGTCGGTCCGGCTGATCGGGGTGGCGAACCAGAGCGCCAGGTCCGCACGCCCGGCGTCGGTGATCTCGTACGGCCGCTGTCCGGCCTCGCTCTCCGGCAGCGAGCGCACCAACCCGTCCCGCTCCAGCCGGGACAGCGTGGTGTAGACCTGCCCGATGTTCAGCGGCCAGGTCGAGCCGGTCGACTCCTCGAACGCGGCTCGCAACTGGTAGCCGTACATCTGCCCGCGTTCGAGCAGGGCGAGCAGGCCGTAACGGATGGACATGGAACCGGAGTATGCATACCTGGTATGGCATCCGCAACCGCAACGGTGCGCCGACGGCTACCCCGGACGGCCGGGAAAGGCCACGGTGAGCGGGGCGATCCCGGCGCTGCGCCGCCAGCGGGTGGCCCGCACCGCGTACTCGACCAGAGCGGCCAGGGCCCGGTCGCGCTCGGCGCCGGTGCTGGTCGGCAGCACCGCCCGCCAGAACGCCGCCGCGCGCTCCTCCACCTGCACGGCGAGCCGCAGCGCACTGGCCCGGTCGGTCACCGGGAAGGGCAGCGCGTAACCGGCCCGGTCCGGCGGGACGCTGCCACCACCTGTGCTCAACTGCACCACCAGGGCGTCCCGCCGGCTCCGGTGCGCCGCCTCCGCCGCGACCGCGGCCTTACGGTCGGCGCCGGAGAGGCGTACCCCGATCGGGCCGTAGGCCCAGATGGCGGCGTACTCGGCGGTCAGCGCCCCGGCGAGCGCCTCGCCGGCTTCGGTCGGTGCGGTCCTCACTTGAGCGCCTCCAGGTGGCTGGCGCGTGCGGCGGTGATCGAGCCGAGCAGTGCGGCCCGCTCGGCGGGCGCCTCGGCGCAGGCCTTCGACGCCGACTCCCGGCCGGCCCGTTCGGCCTGCCGCAGCGCGGTGAGCGTGGCGGTCGGATCGGTGGCGGGCGAGCTGCCGGGGCGGCCGGCCCGGACGGCGGCGCGGTGCCGGTCACCCGGGCGAGTTCCGCGGCGTGCGCCTCGTGCGCCTCGGCCAGTGGGGTGAACCGGCCGGCCAGGTCGGGGTGGGCCGCGGCGGCCGCCCGCAGCCCGGCCGCGAGCCGCAACGCCTCGTCGATCATCGGCGCGAGCGGGTCGGGTCTCGGGGGTTCCTCGCGGTCGAGGAGACCGCAGCCGGTCAGCGGCGCGGTGGCGCCCCCGAGCGCCAGCAGCGCACCGGCCCCCAGCACCACGCGTCGGGAAAGCTCCGTTGTCCCGTTCCGGCGAGTCGTTCTGCCCATCACCACCGGACAAGTCAACACCATCGCCACGGCCCGTGTCCGGCGGTGGCGTCGGTGCGCCGCCGGGGCCGTCCCCGGGCGGGCGCGTTACGCTCTGCGCAGCCACCGGCGCGCCCGCACCGGTGGCGTGCCGGCATGGCGGCCGGCGACCAGCGGAAGGGTCTGACGGAGATGACGCAGCGTGGCCGTGTCACCAGAACGACGGGGCGATCCCGCGGCGGCCCGGCTCCGCGAGGTCAGGTTTCCGGTGGCCAGGCGCCGCGCGGTGAGCTCAACGCCCGTCGCGAGCGGCTGCGCGCGGTGATCACCCCGGTGGTGGACGGCGCCGGTTACGACCTGGAGGACTTCTCCGTGTCCCGTGCCGGTCGCCGGCACGTGGTACGCGTGATCGTCGATGCCGACGGCGGGATCAACCTGGACGCGGTGGCCGAGGTCTCGCGGGCGGTGTCGGCGGCGCTGGACGCCGCCGAGGCCAGCGGCGGCGACATCGTCGCGGGGGAGTACCAGTTGGAGGTCAGCTCCCCGGGGGTGGACCGGCCGCTGACCCTGCCCCGACACTGGCGCCGCAACGTCGGCCGACTGGTCCGGGTGACGGTTCGTGGTGCGGGCGCACCGGCCGGGGGACAGGATGCGCGACCGGCGGGCGACCGGCAGGTCACCGGGCGGGTGGTCGCCGCCGATGACGAGCGCGTGGTGTTGGAGACCGATGCCGAGCGTACGGAGCTGAGCTACGCGGATCTCGGTCCGGGTCGGGTGCAGGTCGAATTCAGCCGCCTCGACGAACTGCCCGATTCAGAAGACGTCGACGACGATGACGATGTGGAGGACGAGGAGAGGTGAACATCGACCTCGCGGCGCTGCGCGCACTGGAGCGCGAGCGGGAGATCCCGTTCGACACGATCCTCGCGGCGATCGAGACCGCGCTGCTGACCGCGTACCGGCACACCGAGGGTGCCCAGCCGCACGCCCGGGTGGAGATCGACCGCAAGACCGGCGGGGCGCTGGTCTACGCCCAGGAGGTGGATGCCGAAGGCACCGTCGTGCGGGAGTGGGACGACACTCCGCACGACTTCGGCCGGATCGCGGCCATGACCGCCAAGCAGGTGATCCTCCAGCGGTTGCGGGAGGCCACCGACGAGGTGCACTTCGGTGAGTACGTCGGCCGCGACGGCGACCTGGTGACCGGGGTGGTCCAGGCGCACGAGGCGCGGGCGGAGAAGGGCATCGTCACCGTCGACCTCGGCAAGCTGGAGGGTGTGCTGCCGCAGTCCGAGCAGGTGCCCGGCGAGCGGTACAACCACGGTGAGCGGATCCGCTGCGTGGTGGTGCACGTGGCCAAGGGAATGCGCGGTCCGCAGATCACGTTGTCCCGGACGCATCCCAACCTGGTGAAGAAGCTTTTCGCCCTGGAGGTGCCGGAGATCGCCGACGGCACGGTCGAGATCAGTGCGATCGCGCGTGAGGCAGGTCACCGTACGAAGATCGCGGTGCGTTCCGCCGCACCCGGCGTCAACGCAAAGGGTGCCTGTATCGGTCCCATGGGACAGCGGGTCCGGGCGGTGATGAGCGAGTTGCACGGGGAGAAAATCGACATCATCGACTGGTCGGACGATCCGGCGACCTTCGTCGGAAACGCCCTCTCGCCAGCCAAGGCGCTGCGGGTGGAGGTGGTCGACCTGGCCGCTCGGGCGGCTCGGGTGACGGTCCCGGATTTCCAGTTGTCGCTGGCAATCGGGCGGGAAGGGCAGAATGCTCGGCTTGCCGCCCGACTGACCGGTTGGCGGATCGACATCCGGTCGGATGCGGAACAGTCCGCCCCCGCCACCCGGTCGGGACCTGATCAAGTCCGGGAACCGGGCGGCGCGGTGTCGGGCACCTAGGGGTAGACTTCCACCAGTGGCACGACGCGCGCGGCCGGAGCGCACCTGTGTGGGTTGCCGACTGCGTGCGCCGGCCAGTGAACTACTGCGGATCGTCGCGGTCGAGGACGAGGCTGGCTTCAGCCTCCGACCCGATCCGACCCGCAGACTGCCGGGTCGGGGAGCGAACATGCACCCGGATCCGGCCTGCTTCGCGCAGGCGGTGCGGCGTCGTGCCTTCGGGCGCGCGTTGCGCCTCGCCGGAGCTCCGGATGACGGGGTTCTCGCGGAATACCTGACGCGCCAACCAACCACCTCCGGTCAACCGACCGGGTGTGGGTCGCTAGCAAGGTAGGACGACCGACATGAGCACACGATGAAGTCCCAGAAATGACCAGGCTTCAAGTGCACGAGTGAGGTCGCTGCGGGTGCTGCCCGCACGACCTCGGAGTGAGGAGTGCAGTGGCAGGCAAGGCCCGCGTACACGAGCTTGCGAAAGAGCTCGGGGTCGAAAGCAAGACCGTTCTCGCCAAGCTGAAGGAAATGGGCGAGTTCGTGAAGTCCGCGTCGAGCACCGTCGAGGCGCCGGTCGCCCGGCGGCTGCGCAGCGCGTTCGTCGCCTCCGGCGGCTCGGGTGCACCGTCGGCTGCGCCGTCGGCCGCGCCGGCTCCGTCGGCAGTGTCGACCCCACCGCCGACCCCGGGCGAGCCCCGGGTCACCGCCAAGCCGACGCCGCCCCGGCGTCCGGCGGTGCCCGGACCGAAACCAAAGGCCCCGGTGCCCGGTCCGCCGCCCTCGGCGGCCCCGGTCGCCAAGCCGGCGAGTGCCCACGACATCGAGGTGGCCGCCGCCGAGGCGCGTGCCGCCGCGCTGAAGGCTGAGCAGGAGGCCGCGGTCAAGGCCGCCCAGGCCGCCCGCCAGCAGCAGCGCGAGAACGTCCGCCGGGAGCCGCCGGCCGAGGGTGGTGCCCGTCCGGGTCCCCGCCCGGGGCCCGGCACCATGCCGCCCCGCCCGGGTTCCCCGGCCGCGGGTCGGTCCGGCGGACCCAACCCCGGTCCGGGTGGCCGGCAGGGCCGTCCGCCGGCGCGGGGCGCCGGTAACAACCCGTTCGGCATCCAGGGCAGCCAGCAGCAGCGACCGCCGGCCGCCGGTGCCGGCGGTCCCCGACCGAGCCCGGCCTCGATGCCGCCTCGGCCCAGTCCCGCCTCGATGCCGCCGCGGCCGAGCCCGGCTTCGATGCCGAGCCAGCGGCCCGGCCGCCCCGGTGGTCCGGGTGCCGGTCGTCCCGGTGGCGGCGCCGGTCGTCCCGGTGGCGGTGGCGGTGGCGGCGGTTACCGTGGCGGCCCCGGTGGTGGCGGCGGTGGCGGTGGCTACCGTGGCGGCCCCGGTGGTGGCGGCGGTGGCGGTGGCTACCGTGGCGGCCCCGGTGGCGGCGGCGGTGGCGGCGGTTTCCGTCCGGGTGCGCCGGCCGGTGGCGGTGGGCGTCCGGGTGGCGGCGGCCGTGGCCGTGGCGGCGGTGCCGCCGGTGCCTTCGGGCGTCCGGGTGGCAAGCCGACCCGTGGTCGCAAGTCCAAGAAGCAGCGCAGACAGGAGTTCGACAACCTGTCGGCCCCGACCATGAGCTCGGGTGCCCCCCGGGGTCAGGGGCAGACGGTCCGGCTCTCCCGGGGCGCCTCGCTGTCGGACTTCGCCGACAAGATCAACGCCAACCCGGGTTCGCTGGTCCAGGAGATGTTCAACCTGGGCGAGATGGTCACCGCGACCCAGTCCTGCTCCGACGACACCCTGCTGCTGCTGGGTGAGCACCTTGGCTTCAACGTGCAGATCGTCAGCCCGGAGGACGAGGACCGCGAGCTGCTCGCGCAGTTCAACATCGACCTCGACGCCGAGGTGGCCGAGGACCGCCTGGTCAGCCGGGCACCGGTGGTGACCGTGATGGGTCACGTCGACCACGGTAAGACCAAGCTGCTCGACGCGATCCGCAAGGCGAACGTCGTGGCCGGCGAGGCCGGCGGCATCACCCAGCACATCGGTGCCTACCAGGTCCACGTCCCGCACGAGGGCGAGGACCGGGCGGTGACCTTCATCGACACCCCGGGTCACGAGGCGTTCACCGCCATGCGTGCCCGTGGTGCCCAGGTCACCGACATCGTGATCCTGGTGGTGGCGGCCGACGACGGCGTGATGCCGCAGACCATCGAGGCGCTCAACCACGCCAAGGCGGCGGAAGTGCCGATCGTGGTGGCGGTCAACAAGGTCGACAAGCCGGAGGCCAACCCGGACAAGGTCCGCCAGCAGCTGACCGAGTACGGCCTGGTCGCCGAGGAGTACGGCGGCGACACCATGTTCGTCAACGTGGCCGCGAAGCCCGGCATCGGCATCGAGGATCTCCTCGAAGCGGTGCTGCTCACCGCCGACGCGTCGCTGGAGCTGACCGCTCCGATCGACGGGCCGGCGCAGGGTGTGGCCATCGAGGCGCACCTGGACAAGGGCCGTGGTGCGGTGGCGACCGTGCTGGTGCAGAAGGGCACCCTGCGGGCGGGCGACTCGATCGTCGCCGGTGGGGCGCACGGCCGGGTCCGGGCGATGCTCGACGAGAACGGCAACCAGGTCACCGAGGCCGGTCCGGCGCGTCCGGTCATGGTTCTCGGTCTGACCGCGGTGCCGGGTGCGGGTGACACCTTCCTGGCTGCGGCGGACGACCGCACGGTGCGGCAGATCGCCGAGCAGCGCCAGGCGCGGCGGCGGGCGGCGGCATTCGCCAACTCCCGTGGCCGGGCCACCCTTGAGACGCTCATGGAGCAGCTCAAGGAGGGCGAGAAGACGTCGCTCAACCTCATCCTCAAGGGCGATGTCTCCGGTTCGGTGGAGGCCCTGGAGGACGCGCTGTTCAACCTCGACATTCCCGAGGAGGTCCAGCTCAAGGTCCTCGACCGGGGCGTGGGCGCGATCACCGAGAGCAACGTCATGCTCGCCAGCGCCTCGTCCGAGCCGGTCACGATCATCGGCTTCAACGTGCGGGCCTCGAACAAGGTCCGCGAGATGGCCGACCGCGAGGGCGTGGAGATCCGGTACTACACGGTCATCTACCAGGCCATCGAGGAGATCGAGGCGGCGCTCAAGGGCCTGCTCAAGCCGGAGTACGAAGAGGTCGAGCTGGGCAGCGCGGAGGTCCGCGAGGTCTTCCGTTCGTCCAAGATCGGCAACATCTCCGGTTGCATCGTCCGGTCGGGCATCATCCGGCGCAACGCGAAGGCGCGCCTGCTGCGCGACGGCACGGTCGTGGCGGACAACCTCACGATCAGCTCGCTCAAGCGGTTCAAGGACGACGCGACGGAGGTCCGGGAGGGCTTCGAGTGTGGTCTGACCCTGGGTGGTTACAACAACGTCCAGGTCGGCGACATCATCGAGACCTTCGAGATGCGGGAGAAGGTTCGCGCCTGATCCGGTGCTGAAGTAGGTGATCAAGGGGTTTACGCCGACCGGCGTAAACCCCTTGATCGCCTGGGGCGGGTTGCGGGTAGTGTCCGCAGCGATGTACACCGCAACCGCAGTATTCGACCTGCTGCTGCCGGGCGACTCCCGGTCGCTGAAGGCCAAGAGATCATATGTTCGGCCGATCGTGGCGGCACTGCGCCGCTTCGAGGTTTCGGCCGCCGAGGTGGGCGCGCTCGACCTGCACGGGCGGGCGGAGCTGGGCGTGGCCGTGGTGGCCGCCGAGGCGGCGCACGCCCGCGAGGTGCTCGACTCGTGCGAGCGTCTGGTGGCCGGGCGGCCGGAGATCGAACTGCTCTCGGTGCGTCGCCGGCTGTACGGCGGGGACGACTGATCGCGACCACGTCGGCACTGTGCGGTCGGGGCCTGCGGGTGCACCGGCCGCCCGCGCGCGGCGAGGTCCGGCGCGGGTAGGGTTCGAGGTGTTGGGGCCCGGCCGGCTCCGGTGACGTCGCCGTCGCCGGTCCCGGCGGGTGGCGGGACGCCCGTGGAGGTGACGGAGATGACGGATCCGGCCAAGGTACGCCGGCACGCGGAGCGGGTGCGGGAACTGGTGGCCTCGGTGGTGCGTAGCCAGATCAAGGATCCTCGGCTCGGCATGATCACCATCACCGACGCCCGGATCACCGCCGACCTGCGCGACGCCACGGTGTTCTACACCGTGCTCGGCGACGCGGCGGCCCAGGCGAGCACGGCCGCCGCGCTGGACAGCGCCAAGGGCATGCTGCGCAGCACCGTCGGCAAGGCCCTCGGCCTACGTCACTCGCCGACCCTGACCTTCGTCCTGGACGACGTGCAGGATCAGGTCA
This DNA window, taken from Micromonospora sp. FIMYZ51, encodes the following:
- a CDS encoding ABC transporter ATP-binding protein; amino-acid sequence: MLDLRDVHRTHGSGPAAVHALRGVSLAVRPGELVAVMGPSGSGKSTLLTLAGGLDSPTAGEVYVEGQPLHSLDRNELARLRRRRIGYIFQQLNLIGGLTAEENVALPLELDGAGVRRARRLARDALTEVGLAELGDRFPDQLSGGQQQRVAIARALVGERRLVLADEPTGALDSQTGEAVLRLLRRRVDAGAAGVLVTHEARHAGWADRVVFLRDGRAVDSTAPLAGVEALLAGSDR
- the rbfA gene encoding 30S ribosome-binding factor RbfA, with product MTDPAKVRRHAERVRELVASVVRSQIKDPRLGMITITDARITADLRDATVFYTVLGDAAAQASTAAALDSAKGMLRSTVGKALGLRHSPTLTFVLDDVQDQVKHIDDLLAAARTADAEVQRLAAKAEYAGEAQPYRLEEEGDEAAEGDEAVDAGRADADAEDGRGGERR
- a CDS encoding ferritin-like domain-containing protein, translated to MRTAPTEAGEALAGALTAEYAAIWAYGPIGVRLSGADRKAAVAAEAAHRSRRDALVVQLSTGGGSVPPDRAGYALPFPVTDRASALRLAVQVEERAAAFWRAVLPTSTGAERDRALAALVEYAVRATRWRRSAGIAPLTVAFPGRPG
- the rimP gene encoding ribosome maturation factor RimP → MTQRGRVTRTTGRSRGGPAPRGQVSGGQAPRGELNARRERLRAVITPVVDGAGYDLEDFSVSRAGRRHVVRVIVDADGGINLDAVAEVSRAVSAALDAAEASGGDIVAGEYQLEVSSPGVDRPLTLPRHWRRNVGRLVRVTVRGAGAPAGGQDARPAGDRQVTGRVVAADDERVVLETDAERTELSYADLGPGRVQVEFSRLDELPDSEDVDDDDDVEDEER
- the nusA gene encoding transcription termination factor NusA; this translates as MNIDLAALRALEREREIPFDTILAAIETALLTAYRHTEGAQPHARVEIDRKTGGALVYAQEVDAEGTVVREWDDTPHDFGRIAAMTAKQVILQRLREATDEVHFGEYVGRDGDLVTGVVQAHEARAEKGIVTVDLGKLEGVLPQSEQVPGERYNHGERIRCVVVHVAKGMRGPQITLSRTHPNLVKKLFALEVPEIADGTVEISAIAREAGHRTKIAVRSAAPGVNAKGACIGPMGQRVRAVMSELHGEKIDIIDWSDDPATFVGNALSPAKALRVEVVDLAARAARVTVPDFQLSLAIGREGQNARLAARLTGWRIDIRSDAEQSAPATRSGPDQVREPGGAVSGT
- the infB gene encoding translation initiation factor IF-2, whose product is MAGKARVHELAKELGVESKTVLAKLKEMGEFVKSASSTVEAPVARRLRSAFVASGGSGAPSAAPSAAPAPSAVSTPPPTPGEPRVTAKPTPPRRPAVPGPKPKAPVPGPPPSAAPVAKPASAHDIEVAAAEARAAALKAEQEAAVKAAQAARQQQRENVRREPPAEGGARPGPRPGPGTMPPRPGSPAAGRSGGPNPGPGGRQGRPPARGAGNNPFGIQGSQQQRPPAAGAGGPRPSPASMPPRPSPASMPPRPSPASMPSQRPGRPGGPGAGRPGGGAGRPGGGGGGGGYRGGPGGGGGGGGYRGGPGGGGGGGGYRGGPGGGGGGGGFRPGAPAGGGGRPGGGGRGRGGGAAGAFGRPGGKPTRGRKSKKQRRQEFDNLSAPTMSSGAPRGQGQTVRLSRGASLSDFADKINANPGSLVQEMFNLGEMVTATQSCSDDTLLLLGEHLGFNVQIVSPEDEDRELLAQFNIDLDAEVAEDRLVSRAPVVTVMGHVDHGKTKLLDAIRKANVVAGEAGGITQHIGAYQVHVPHEGEDRAVTFIDTPGHEAFTAMRARGAQVTDIVILVVAADDGVMPQTIEALNHAKAAEVPIVVAVNKVDKPEANPDKVRQQLTEYGLVAEEYGGDTMFVNVAAKPGIGIEDLLEAVLLTADASLELTAPIDGPAQGVAIEAHLDKGRGAVATVLVQKGTLRAGDSIVAGGAHGRVRAMLDENGNQVTEAGPARPVMVLGLTAVPGAGDTFLAAADDRTVRQIAEQRQARRRAAAFANSRGRATLETLMEQLKEGEKTSLNLILKGDVSGSVEALEDALFNLDIPEEVQLKVLDRGVGAITESNVMLASASSEPVTIIGFNVRASNKVREMADREGVEIRYYTVIYQAIEEIEAALKGLLKPEYEEVELGSAEVREVFRSSKIGNISGCIVRSGIIRRNAKARLLRDGTVVADNLTISSLKRFKDDATEVREGFECGLTLGGYNNVQVGDIIETFEMREKVRA
- a CDS encoding DUF503 domain-containing protein, with translation MYTATAVFDLLLPGDSRSLKAKRSYVRPIVAALRRFEVSAAEVGALDLHGRAELGVAVVAAEAAHAREVLDSCERLVAGRPEIELLSVRRRLYGGDD
- a CDS encoding PadR family transcriptional regulator, whose product is MSIRYGLLALLERGQMYGYQLRAAFEESTGSTWPLNIGQVYTTLSRLERDGLVRSLPESEAGQRPYEITDAGRADLALWFATPISRTDRPRDELAIKLALALTTPGVDVRAVVQNQRTATMRALQELTRLKYASDRPEDLPWRLVLDAMMFQAEAEVRWLDHCETSLVRHRPPAPGPSLSSETVGHGGEEDRRKNAVNGTAGEEARR